A single genomic interval of Electrophorus electricus isolate fEleEle1 chromosome 4, fEleEle1.pri, whole genome shotgun sequence harbors:
- the LOC113584089 gene encoding uncharacterized protein C15orf65: protein MSRTDKQQESHRRAPCANPGNPVFSCMMHPADTLASSVKAQSPFYRTTSSEYGSCGPTPESSPCAYHPLSQAFSEHLGTCGMYRDNSFNTSLDRSRVYDCPNLQNTI from the coding sequence ATGTCACGAACCGACAAGCAGCAGGAATCACACCGCCGTGCACCGTGTGCGAACCCCGGCAACCCGGTGTTCTCCTGCATGATGCATCCAGCAGACACGTTGGCGTCTTCGGTCAAGGCACAGAGCCCCTTTTACCGGACTACCTCGAGCGAGTACGGATCCTGCGGCCCAACGCCCGAGTCCTCGCCGTGTGCGTACCACCCGCTGTCCCAGGCATTCTCCGAGCACCTCGGAACGTGCGGGATGTACCGGGACAACTCCTTCAACACCAGTTTGGACCGCAGTAGGGTGTATGACTGCCCCAATTTACAAAACACCATCTAA